In Vespula vulgaris chromosome 7, iyVesVulg1.1, whole genome shotgun sequence, a single window of DNA contains:
- the LOC127064980 gene encoding beta carbonic anhydrase 1 isoform X1, translated as MDRIIKGIMKYRQCHREGMVKQFQKVRDHPEPKAVFFTCMDSRMIPTRFTETNVGDMFVVRNAGNLIPHSQHFVDELTMCEPAALELGCVVNDIKHIIVCGHSDCKAMNLLYALKDEEFASQMNRRISPLRAWLCAHASSSLAKFQQLEITGFREPILFQAETPLRKFVVYIDPENKFAIEDKLSQINTLQQLQNIASYGFLKKRLERHELHIHALWFDIYTGDIYYFSRANKRFVEINELTETPLLREIKKYYS; from the exons ATGGATAGAATAATTAAGggtataatgaaatatagacAATGTCATAGAGAAGGAATGGTGAAACAATTTCAAAAAGTCAGAGATCATCCCGAG CCAAAAGCAGTATTCTTTACCTGCATGGATTCCCGGATGATACCAACTAGATTTACGGAAACGAATGTTGGGGACATGTTTGTCG taaGAAATGCAGGAAATCTGATTCCACATTCTCAACATTTCGTAGATGAACTCACTATGTGTGAGCCAGCTGCTTTGGAACTTGGTTGTGTTGTCAATGacataaaacatattataGTTTGTGGACACAGCGATTGTAAAGCTATGAATTTATTGTATGCTTTGAAGGATGAAGAATTTGCCTCTCAG ATGAATCGAAGGATATCACCATTAAGAGCATGGTTGTGTGCACATGCCAGTAGCAGTTTAGCTAAATTTCAACAGCTTGAAATCACAGGCTTTCGGGAGCCGATTCTATTTCAAGCAGAAACGCCATTACGGAAATTTGTTGTTTACATTGATCCTGAAAATAAGTTTGCCATAGAAGACAAATTGTCTCAA ATCAATACATTGCAACAGCTTCAAAATATAGCCTCTTATGGTTTCCTAAAGAAAAGATTAGAGAGACATGAATTACACATTCATGCATTATGGTTTGACATTTATACAGGcgacatttattattttagtagAGCTAATAAAAgattcgttgaaataaatGAGTTGACAGAGACACCTTTGCTCAGAGAAatcaagaaatattattcttag
- the LOC127064980 gene encoding beta carbonic anhydrase 1 isoform X2 yields MDRIIKGIMKYRQCHREGMVKQFQKVRDHPEPKAVFFTCMDSRMIPTRFTETNVGDMFVDELTMCEPAALELGCVVNDIKHIIVCGHSDCKAMNLLYALKDEEFASQMNRRISPLRAWLCAHASSSLAKFQQLEITGFREPILFQAETPLRKFVVYIDPENKFAIEDKLSQINTLQQLQNIASYGFLKKRLERHELHIHALWFDIYTGDIYYFSRANKRFVEINELTETPLLREIKKYYS; encoded by the exons ATGGATAGAATAATTAAGggtataatgaaatatagacAATGTCATAGAGAAGGAATGGTGAAACAATTTCAAAAAGTCAGAGATCATCCCGAG CCAAAAGCAGTATTCTTTACCTGCATGGATTCCCGGATGATACCAACTAGATTTACGGAAACGAATGTTGGGGACATGTTTGTCG ATGAACTCACTATGTGTGAGCCAGCTGCTTTGGAACTTGGTTGTGTTGTCAATGacataaaacatattataGTTTGTGGACACAGCGATTGTAAAGCTATGAATTTATTGTATGCTTTGAAGGATGAAGAATTTGCCTCTCAG ATGAATCGAAGGATATCACCATTAAGAGCATGGTTGTGTGCACATGCCAGTAGCAGTTTAGCTAAATTTCAACAGCTTGAAATCACAGGCTTTCGGGAGCCGATTCTATTTCAAGCAGAAACGCCATTACGGAAATTTGTTGTTTACATTGATCCTGAAAATAAGTTTGCCATAGAAGACAAATTGTCTCAA ATCAATACATTGCAACAGCTTCAAAATATAGCCTCTTATGGTTTCCTAAAGAAAAGATTAGAGAGACATGAATTACACATTCATGCATTATGGTTTGACATTTATACAGGcgacatttattattttagtagAGCTAATAAAAgattcgttgaaataaatGAGTTGACAGAGACACCTTTGCTCAGAGAAatcaagaaatattattcttag
- the LOC127064979 gene encoding ras-related GTP-binding protein A: MKKKVLLMGKSGSGKTSMRSIIFANYIARDTRRLGATIDVEHSHVRFLGNLVLNLWDCGGQEAFMENYFASQRDNIFRNVEVLIYVFDVESRELDKDMHYYQNCLEAILQNSPDAKIFCLVHKMDLIQEDQRDLILREREEDLKRLSLPLGCTCFRTSIWDETLYRAWSSIVYMLIPNVEELEQSLNQFAKIIDADEVLLFERATFLLISHCERQLHRDVHRFEKVSNIIKQFKLSCSKLAAQFQSMEVRNSNFAAFIDVFTSNTYVTVIMSDPAIPSAATLINIRNARKHFEKLERASQSSALSR; this comes from the exons atgaagaaaaag GTTTTGTTGATGGGTAAAAGTGGCTCAGGAAAGACGAGTATGCGTAGTATTATTTTTGCCAACTATATAGCACGTGATACTCGTCGATTAGGTGCAACAA TTGACGTAGAACATAGTCATGTTCGTTTCCTTGGAAATTTGGTATTAAATCTTTGGGATTGTGGTGGTCAAGAAGCTTTcatggaaaattattttgcatCTCAGCGTGATAATATATTCAGAAATGTAGAGGTGTTAATTTATGTCTTTGATGTGGAATCAAGAGAGTTAGATAAAGATATGCATTATTATCAGAATTGTTTAGAAGCAATATTACAAAATAGCCCAGATGCAAAGATTTTTTGTCTTGTCCACAAAATGGATTTAATTCAAGAGGATCAGCGTGATTTGATACTtcgagagagggaagaagatcTCAAAAGACTGAGCTTACCGCTTGGATGCACTTGTTTTAGGACTAGTATATGGGATGAAACTTTATATAG AGCATGGTCTTCTATTGTGTATATGTTGATACCTAATGTAGAAGAATTGGAACAAAGTTTAAATCAATTTGCAAAAATAATTGATGCAGATGAAGTATTGTTATTTGAAAGAGCGACATTTCTTTTAATCAGTCATTGTGAAAGACAGCTTCATAGAGATGTACATCGTTTTGAAAAAGTTtccaatattataaaacaatttaaattGAGTTGCAG taaGTTAGCAGCACAATTTCAAAGCATGGAGGTAAGAAATAGTAATTTTGCTGCTTTCATAGATGTATTCACATCAAACACATATGTGACAGTTATCATGTCGGATCCAGCTATTC CATCAGCAGcaacattaattaatattcgcAATGCACGtaaacattttgaaaaattagaaCGTGCTAGTCAAAGTTCAGCATTAAGTAGATAG